The Hymenobacter baengnokdamensis genome includes a region encoding these proteins:
- a CDS encoding Gfo/Idh/MocA family protein — MSDYLSPVRFVICGVGHIGRRHAALVARHDGAVLAALIDVREDLRAGLAAEFPGVPFYSSLQEYLQSGPAADVLTVATPNGLHAPQAIAALRHGLHVVVEKPIALHKTDAESIVHTALQTGRLVFGVMQNRYSPPAAWLKQVVGEGRLGQVFLVQLNCFWNRDARYYQAGGWKGTQALDGGTLFTQFSHFVDLLYWVFGDITNISARFRDFTHQGITEFEDSGLVTFDLVRGGSGTLSYSTAVWDRNLESSLTVVAERGALRIGGQYMDKVDYCHLQGYAMPALPPTNPSNDYGPYQGSAANHVQVIENVVATVQKRSFATTNALEGLKVVEIIERIYALR; from the coding sequence GTGAGCGACTACCTATCTCCCGTACGCTTCGTTATCTGCGGCGTGGGCCACATCGGCCGGCGGCACGCAGCTTTAGTAGCGCGCCATGACGGAGCGGTGCTAGCGGCCCTCATAGACGTGCGCGAGGACTTGCGCGCCGGTCTGGCGGCCGAATTCCCCGGCGTACCATTCTACTCTTCACTCCAAGAATACCTGCAAAGCGGACCCGCCGCCGACGTGCTCACCGTAGCTACGCCCAATGGCCTGCACGCCCCGCAAGCCATTGCCGCCCTCCGGCACGGCCTGCACGTCGTTGTTGAAAAACCCATTGCGCTCCATAAAACGGACGCCGAAAGTATTGTGCATACGGCTTTGCAAACCGGCCGCCTGGTGTTTGGGGTGATGCAAAACCGCTACTCGCCGCCCGCCGCCTGGCTCAAGCAGGTGGTAGGAGAGGGCCGGCTGGGTCAGGTGTTTCTGGTGCAGCTCAACTGCTTCTGGAACCGTGATGCCCGCTATTATCAGGCCGGCGGCTGGAAGGGCACGCAGGCGCTCGATGGAGGCACGCTTTTCACGCAGTTCAGTCACTTCGTAGATTTGCTTTATTGGGTGTTTGGTGATATTACCAACATTTCGGCCCGCTTCCGCGACTTCACGCACCAGGGAATTACCGAGTTTGAGGACAGCGGCCTGGTCACCTTCGACCTTGTGCGCGGCGGCAGCGGCACGCTCAGCTACAGCACCGCCGTGTGGGACCGCAATCTGGAAAGCTCCCTGACGGTGGTAGCCGAGCGCGGGGCGCTGAGAATCGGCGGCCAGTATATGGATAAAGTTGACTATTGCCACTTGCAAGGGTACGCCATGCCCGCGCTGCCGCCGACCAATCCATCCAACGACTATGGCCCGTACCAGGGCTCGGCGGCCAACCACGTGCAGGTGATTGAAAACGTGGTCGCTACCGTGCAAAAGCGCAGCTTTGCCACCACCAACGCGCTCGAAGGCCTGAAAGTGGTGGAAATAATCGAGCGGATTTACGCCCTGCGTTGA
- a CDS encoding DegT/DnrJ/EryC1/StrS family aminotransferase, producing the protein MPELLPIHLLDLAAEHAPYQPELDAAWQAVLREAAFIQGPAVGQFAAELGAYLGNAHVVPCANGTDALTLALMALELPPGTEVIVPAFTYVATLEAAALLGLRPVLVDVLPDTFNIDPAAVRAALTPRTGAVVAVHLFGQCADLEELNAICQESGVALVEDNAQALGATFTFAGGETRYAGTVGEVGTTSFFPSKNLGCLGDGGALLTRDAGRAALLKQLANHGQSRKYYHQRIGLNSRLDTLQAALLRVKLRHLPAAQAARQAIAARYDAALGGIIGLQLPARDARSSHVFHQYTIKMTGADRRDALQVHLQQRSIASAVYYPLPVHQQPAYTYLYYKLGQFPVAENLCGQALSLPVHPCLTLNQQEYIIASLHTFFDV; encoded by the coding sequence TTGCCTGAGTTACTACCCATTCATTTGCTCGATTTGGCCGCCGAGCATGCCCCTTACCAACCCGAGCTGGATGCGGCCTGGCAGGCAGTGCTGCGCGAAGCGGCGTTTATTCAGGGTCCGGCCGTGGGGCAGTTTGCCGCCGAGCTGGGCGCCTACCTGGGCAATGCCCACGTGGTGCCCTGCGCCAACGGCACCGATGCCCTGACCCTGGCCCTCATGGCGCTGGAACTGCCGCCCGGCACCGAAGTTATCGTACCGGCGTTCACCTACGTGGCTACGCTGGAGGCTGCCGCCCTGCTGGGGCTACGGCCGGTATTGGTTGATGTGTTGCCCGATACGTTCAACATAGACCCCGCAGCGGTGCGGGCCGCGCTTACGCCGCGTACCGGGGCCGTGGTAGCGGTGCATCTATTCGGGCAATGCGCTGATTTAGAAGAATTAAACGCTATCTGCCAGGAATCGGGCGTGGCCCTTGTCGAAGACAATGCCCAGGCGCTGGGTGCCACGTTTACCTTCGCCGGCGGCGAAACCCGCTACGCCGGTACGGTAGGTGAGGTAGGCACGACCTCCTTCTTCCCGAGCAAAAACCTGGGTTGCCTGGGTGATGGCGGTGCGCTTCTTACCCGCGATGCGGGCCGCGCTGCTCTACTCAAACAGCTGGCCAATCACGGCCAGAGCCGGAAATACTATCATCAGCGCATTGGCCTCAACTCGCGCCTCGATACCCTGCAAGCCGCCCTGCTACGCGTGAAGCTGCGGCACCTGCCCGCCGCCCAGGCCGCCCGCCAGGCCATAGCCGCCCGCTACGACGCGGCGCTCGGCGGTATTATCGGCCTACAGCTACCAGCCCGCGACGCGCGCAGTAGCCACGTTTTTCACCAGTACACGATTAAAATGACTGGAGCCGACCGCCGCGACGCTCTGCAAGTGCATCTGCAACAGCGCAGTATAGCTAGTGCGGTTTATTACCCATTACCGGTGCATCAGCAGCCAGCTTATACTTATTTGTACTATAAGCTGGGTCAGTTTCCGGTGGCGGAGAACTTATGCGGGCAGGCTTTGTCGCTGCCCGTGCATCCGTGCCTGACGCTGAATCAGCAGGAATACATTATTGCCAGCCTGCATACATTCTTTGATGTTTGA
- a CDS encoding glycosyltransferase family 2 protein, giving the protein MLAGLSILIPVYNRSVKVLVESLLRQAPGWLGGFEIVLLDDGSAAEFQRQNRLLAQLPSVRYEELPANVGRAAIRNRLAVRARQEWLLLLDNDSLLPAGAPFLARYAQAVQDQRGAGLFIGGTTYEATPPADPALQLRWLYGRAREMRPAAARQRDPGGQLTINNALIKRQLLYRFPLDERLSGYGHEDTRFGLALAQAGVVVQHLDNPVLHDGLESATVFLEKSRQAVHNLAQVLRTDGLGADTRLARTARRLRRLGLARAALAALAKLEPALQRNLLSPRPDLRALDALKLRWLLQELG; this is encoded by the coding sequence ATGCTGGCCGGCTTATCTATTCTGATTCCCGTTTACAACCGCAGCGTTAAGGTGCTGGTCGAGAGTTTGCTGCGGCAAGCTCCGGGCTGGCTCGGAGGCTTTGAAATCGTGCTGCTTGATGATGGCTCGGCCGCCGAATTTCAGCGCCAAAACCGACTGCTGGCGCAGCTGCCGAGCGTGCGCTACGAAGAGCTGCCTGCCAATGTAGGCCGCGCTGCCATTCGCAATCGCCTGGCCGTCCGCGCCCGCCAGGAGTGGCTGCTGCTGCTCGACAACGACAGCCTGCTGCCCGCCGGGGCGCCGTTTCTGGCGCGTTATGCCCAGGCTGTGCAGGACCAGCGCGGGGCCGGCCTTTTTATTGGTGGCACTACTTACGAAGCCACGCCCCCCGCCGACCCGGCGCTGCAGCTGCGCTGGCTCTACGGCCGCGCCCGCGAGATGCGCCCGGCGGCCGCGAGGCAGCGTGACCCCGGCGGGCAGCTGACTATTAATAATGCCCTGATAAAGCGGCAATTGCTATATCGATTTCCGCTTGATGAGCGGCTGAGCGGCTATGGCCACGAAGACACCCGCTTTGGTCTGGCGCTGGCGCAAGCCGGCGTAGTCGTGCAGCACCTCGATAACCCCGTGCTGCACGATGGCCTGGAGTCGGCCACGGTTTTTCTGGAAAAAAGCCGGCAGGCGGTGCATAATCTGGCGCAGGTGCTCCGCACCGATGGACTGGGCGCCGACACGCGCCTGGCGCGCACCGCCCGCCGGCTGCGCCGGCTGGGGCTGGCGCGTGCCGCGCTGGCCGCCCTGGCTAAGCTGGAGCCGGCTTTGCAGCGCAATTTACTGTCGCCCCGGCCCGATTTGCGCGCCCTCGACGCCTTGAAGCTGCGCTGGCTGCTGCAAGAGCTGGGTTAG
- a CDS encoding cell division ATP-binding protein FtsE — MTEPIIELHGATITQEERAVLENVSFELGKSEFAYLVGRTGSGKSSILKTLYADLPLLVGSGTVAGFDLASLPAGKVPYLRRRLGIVFQDFQLLSDRTVSENLLFVLNATGWKGKARKQQRVQEVLTQVGLSGVGARMPHRLSGGEQQRVVIARALLNEPVLLLADEPTGNLDPEVADGIMELFREINHAGTAILMATHNFQLLEKYPHRVLTCKDGALLDSGRR, encoded by the coding sequence TTGACCGAGCCGATAATTGAGCTGCACGGAGCCACCATTACGCAGGAAGAGCGGGCGGTGCTGGAAAATGTATCGTTTGAGCTGGGCAAAAGCGAATTTGCTTACCTGGTAGGGCGTACCGGGTCGGGCAAATCATCTATTTTAAAAACGCTATATGCTGACCTGCCGCTGCTAGTGGGTAGCGGTACTGTGGCGGGCTTCGACCTGGCGAGCCTGCCAGCGGGCAAAGTGCCTTACCTGCGCCGCCGGCTGGGTATCGTGTTCCAGGATTTTCAGCTGCTGAGCGACCGTACAGTGAGTGAAAATCTGTTGTTTGTGCTAAATGCAACTGGTTGGAAGGGCAAGGCTCGCAAGCAGCAGCGCGTGCAGGAGGTGCTCACGCAAGTGGGGCTGAGCGGCGTGGGTGCCCGCATGCCGCACCGCCTCTCGGGTGGCGAGCAGCAGCGCGTGGTGATTGCGCGCGCCCTGCTCAACGAGCCCGTGCTGCTGCTGGCCGATGAGCCCACGGGCAACCTCGACCCCGAAGTGGCCGACGGCATCATGGAGCTGTTTCGGGAAATCAACCACGCCGGCACGGCGATATTGATGGCGACGCACAATTTTCAGCTGCTCGAAAAATACCCGCACCGGGTGCTGACGTGCAAAGATGGGGCGCTGCTGGATTCGGGCCGGCGCTAG
- a CDS encoding fructose-6-phosphate aldolase, protein MYIIKVKGKAKIPDYIQLRDESFVLIAYFRADRPLKDLHRYGLEGQEVPLASVIAELEFGKLRKLEL, encoded by the coding sequence GTGTACATCATCAAAGTAAAGGGCAAGGCCAAAATTCCGGACTACATCCAGCTGCGCGATGAGAGCTTCGTGCTGATTGCCTATTTCCGGGCCGACCGGCCGCTCAAAGACCTGCACCGCTACGGACTGGAAGGGCAGGAGGTACCACTGGCATCCGTTATAGCGGAGCTGGAGTTTGGCAAGCTTCGCAAGCTGGAGCTGTAA
- the fsa gene encoding fructose-6-phosphate aldolase — MKFFIDTANLAEIQEAVDLGVLDGVTTNPSLMAKEGIRGTDAVMAHYRAICDIVDGDVSAEVIATDYEGIIREGEALAELHPNIVVKVPMIKEGVKAIKYFSDKGIRTNCTLIFSAGQALLAAKAGATYVSPFVGRLDDIGADGLGLVAQIIEIFANYGYATEVLAASVRHVPHLIQCAELGADVVTCPLNVITGLLNHPLTDKGLATFLADHKKVNS, encoded by the coding sequence ATGAAGTTCTTCATTGATACGGCCAACCTGGCCGAAATTCAGGAAGCCGTTGACCTCGGCGTGCTTGACGGCGTAACTACCAACCCCTCGCTGATGGCCAAAGAAGGCATCCGGGGTACCGACGCGGTGATGGCGCACTACCGCGCTATCTGCGACATAGTGGACGGCGACGTGTCGGCCGAGGTCATTGCTACCGACTACGAGGGCATTATCCGGGAGGGCGAGGCCCTGGCCGAGCTGCACCCCAACATCGTAGTAAAAGTGCCCATGATTAAGGAAGGCGTAAAAGCCATCAAATACTTCAGCGACAAGGGTATCCGGACCAACTGCACGCTCATTTTCTCGGCCGGGCAGGCCCTGCTGGCTGCCAAAGCCGGGGCTACCTACGTATCGCCCTTCGTAGGCCGCCTCGATGACATCGGGGCCGACGGCCTGGGCCTGGTTGCCCAGATTATCGAGATTTTTGCCAACTACGGCTACGCCACCGAAGTGCTGGCTGCCAGCGTGCGCCACGTACCGCACCTCATTCAGTGCGCCGAGCTGGGCGCCGACGTAGTTACCTGCCCGCTCAATGTTATCACCGGCCTGCTCAACCACCCGCTGACCGATAAAGGGCTGGCCACTTTCCTGGCCGACCATAAGAAAGTAAACTCGTAG
- the guaA gene encoding glutamine-hydrolyzing GMP synthase yields MQQILILDFGSQYTQLIARRIRELHVFCEIHPYTHASQLAERISAGDLRGVILSGSPCSVRDADSPNPDLSGILGRVPVLGICYGAQLLAQQGGGEVLPATIREYGRARLTSLNEASPLLRGLHLDTQVWMSHGDTIKTLPAGYRIIAGTPEVAVAAYQLPGQETYGIQFHPEVTHSTEGRQLLENFVVGICGCDQSWTPEHFVDSMVEALQTTIGPHDQVILGLSGGVDSSVAALLLHRAIGPRLHGIFVDNGLLRQDEFASVLKAYEGLGLNVTGVRAAPEFYQALEGLSDPEQKRKAIGRTFIEVFDREAQKVNGARWLAQGTIYPDVIESVSVHGGPAVTIKSHHNVGGLPEKMNLKIVEPLRMLFKDEVREVGAALGLPGEILHRHPFPGPGLGIRILGDITPEKVDLLQRADGVFINLLKERGLYEQVWQAGAMLLPVQSVGVMGDERTYERVVALRAVTSVDGMTADWAHLPYDFLADVSNRIINQVRGINRVVYDISSKPPATIEWE; encoded by the coding sequence ATGCAGCAAATTCTCATTCTTGACTTCGGCTCGCAGTACACCCAGCTCATTGCCCGGCGCATTCGCGAGCTGCACGTCTTCTGCGAAATTCACCCCTATACCCACGCCTCTCAGCTGGCCGAGCGCATTAGCGCCGGCGACCTGCGGGGCGTCATTCTTTCCGGCTCGCCCTGCTCGGTGCGCGACGCCGACTCGCCCAACCCCGACCTGAGCGGGATTCTGGGCCGGGTGCCGGTGCTGGGCATCTGCTACGGCGCGCAGCTGCTGGCCCAGCAGGGCGGCGGCGAAGTGCTGCCCGCGACCATCCGCGAATACGGCCGGGCGCGGCTTACCAGCCTCAACGAGGCGTCGCCGCTGCTACGCGGCCTGCACCTGGATACGCAGGTCTGGATGTCGCACGGCGATACGATTAAGACACTGCCGGCCGGGTACCGTATCATCGCCGGCACCCCCGAGGTAGCAGTAGCGGCTTACCAGCTGCCGGGACAGGAAACCTACGGCATCCAGTTTCACCCCGAGGTAACGCACTCGACCGAAGGCCGGCAGCTACTGGAAAACTTTGTGGTTGGGATTTGCGGCTGCGACCAGAGCTGGACGCCCGAGCACTTCGTGGATTCGATGGTGGAAGCGCTGCAAACTACCATCGGCCCCCACGACCAGGTGATTCTGGGCCTCTCGGGCGGTGTCGATAGCAGCGTAGCGGCGCTGCTGCTGCACCGGGCCATCGGCCCGCGCCTGCACGGCATTTTCGTGGATAACGGCCTGCTGCGGCAGGACGAGTTTGCCTCCGTGTTGAAAGCCTACGAGGGCCTGGGCCTGAACGTGACCGGCGTGCGCGCCGCGCCCGAGTTTTACCAGGCGCTCGAAGGGCTGAGCGACCCCGAGCAGAAGCGCAAGGCCATCGGCCGCACGTTTATTGAGGTATTCGACCGCGAGGCGCAGAAGGTGAATGGCGCGCGCTGGCTGGCCCAGGGCACGATTTACCCCGACGTGATTGAGTCGGTTTCGGTGCACGGCGGCCCGGCCGTAACCATCAAGAGCCACCACAACGTGGGCGGCCTGCCCGAGAAGATGAACCTCAAAATCGTGGAGCCGCTGCGCATGCTCTTCAAGGATGAGGTGCGCGAGGTGGGCGCCGCGCTGGGCCTGCCGGGTGAGATTCTCCACCGCCACCCCTTCCCCGGCCCCGGCCTGGGCATCCGCATACTGGGCGACATCACGCCGGAGAAAGTGGACCTGCTGCAACGCGCCGATGGGGTATTCATCAACCTGCTGAAAGAGCGCGGCCTCTACGAGCAGGTGTGGCAGGCCGGCGCCATGCTACTGCCCGTGCAAAGCGTAGGCGTGATGGGCGACGAGCGCACCTATGAGCGCGTGGTGGCCCTGCGCGCCGTAACCAGCGTGGACGGCATGACCGCCGACTGGGCGCACCTCCCCTACGATTTCCTGGCCGACGTGAGCAACCGCATTATCAACCAGGTGCGCGGCATTAACCGCGTGGTGTATGATATCAGCAGCAAGCCGCCGGCGACGATTGAATGGGAATAG
- a CDS encoding type 1 glutamine amidotransferase has translation MRFHCLQHLPDEGPGYAAEWLAAHGYTLNYTRLFEPNPIFPALAEFDVLLILGGAMSVHDETEFPWLVPEKAFLRTVLRAGKITLAVCLGAQLVAQALGGEVHRNPAPEIGFWPVRFASKALTHPLLRGWPDKATVLHWHVDTFTVPPGAVRVGMSAGCAAQGYVWGDGIIGLQFHPEMTEEMVEKLIQFEGHETAEEQEFVQTAAQIRSKLKSVWKGRILIEQLLKNMVALHTAD, from the coding sequence ATGCGCTTTCACTGCCTCCAACACTTACCCGACGAAGGCCCTGGCTACGCCGCCGAGTGGCTGGCCGCACACGGCTACACGCTTAACTACACGCGGCTGTTTGAACCAAATCCAATTTTTCCGGCGCTGGCGGAGTTCGATGTGCTGCTGATTCTAGGCGGGGCAATGAGTGTGCACGACGAGACTGAATTTCCCTGGTTGGTGCCGGAGAAAGCGTTTTTACGCACGGTACTACGAGCGGGCAAAATCACGCTGGCTGTTTGCCTGGGGGCACAGCTGGTGGCGCAGGCGCTGGGTGGGGAGGTGCATCGCAATCCGGCGCCGGAAATTGGCTTCTGGCCAGTGCGCTTCGCCAGCAAAGCCCTTACCCACCCGCTGCTGCGCGGCTGGCCCGACAAAGCCACCGTACTGCACTGGCACGTCGATACCTTCACGGTGCCGCCGGGGGCGGTGCGGGTGGGTATGTCGGCGGGCTGCGCCGCGCAGGGCTACGTGTGGGGCGACGGCATCATTGGCCTCCAGTTTCACCCCGAAATGACGGAGGAGATGGTGGAGAAACTCATACAGTTTGAAGGCCACGAAACGGCGGAAGAACAGGAATTTGTGCAAACGGCCGCGCAGATTCGCAGCAAGTTAAAATCGGTGTGGAAAGGCCGAATACTAATTGAGCAACTGCTGAAAAATATGGTGGCGCTGCATACCGCAGATTAA
- the dgt gene encoding dGTP triphosphohydrolase: protein MWSRLLSIRRYPDRPAEVPMPGRSPYLADYDRVVFSSAFRRLQRKTQVMPLPETDFVHTRLTHSLETACVGRSLGRLSARRVLETDADLARELPDFAQDCGDIVAAACLAHDIGNPPFGHSGEDAISAYFASRAAERFITGLSAAEQADLQHFEGNAAGFRILTHTYPALSSGSGGLGLTYATLGAFTKYPRPSVIDPSKKHNGASEKKYGHFQAENARFKAVAEELGLQAKDAPAGFYHRHPLAFLVEAADDICYRIIDFEDGLKLGLIDHEKGLTLMRDLRAAAPNARPKGASSGLEWRDWQEELGYLRATLIGQLVDETATRFAYHAPAILTGTYDSSLVKELTGYSFLQEIQRLSIDKLYRSRPVLEIEAAGFEVLGGLLDAFLCAIFDKKENHRSRKLLDLLPNQFRAIGPQAGASAYEQIILLTDYISGMTDQHALSLYKTIKGIELPKGF from the coding sequence TTCTCGTCGGCTTTCCGGCGCTTGCAGCGCAAAACCCAGGTGATGCCGCTGCCCGAAACCGACTTCGTGCACACCCGCCTCACGCACTCGCTCGAAACGGCCTGCGTGGGCCGCTCGCTGGGTCGCCTCTCGGCCCGCCGCGTGCTCGAAACTGACGCCGATTTGGCGCGCGAGCTGCCCGATTTTGCCCAGGACTGCGGCGACATCGTGGCCGCTGCCTGCCTGGCCCACGACATCGGCAACCCGCCCTTCGGCCATTCGGGCGAAGATGCCATCTCGGCCTACTTCGCCAGCCGGGCGGCCGAGCGCTTTATCACCGGCCTGAGCGCCGCCGAGCAGGCCGACTTGCAGCACTTTGAGGGCAACGCGGCCGGCTTCCGCATTCTTACCCATACGTACCCGGCGCTCAGCAGCGGCTCGGGTGGCCTGGGGCTGACGTATGCCACGCTCGGCGCGTTTACCAAGTACCCGCGCCCGTCGGTTATCGACCCGAGTAAAAAGCATAACGGCGCCAGCGAGAAGAAATACGGCCACTTTCAAGCCGAAAACGCCCGCTTTAAAGCGGTGGCCGAAGAGCTGGGCCTGCAAGCCAAAGACGCCCCGGCCGGCTTCTACCACCGCCATCCGCTGGCCTTTCTGGTCGAGGCGGCCGACGACATTTGCTACCGCATTATCGACTTCGAGGACGGCCTCAAGCTGGGCCTCATCGACCACGAAAAAGGCCTCACGCTTATGCGCGACTTGCGCGCCGCCGCGCCCAATGCCCGCCCTAAAGGTGCCAGCAGCGGCCTGGAGTGGCGCGACTGGCAGGAGGAGCTGGGCTACCTGCGCGCCACGCTCATCGGCCAGCTCGTGGATGAAACCGCCACCCGCTTTGCTTATCACGCGCCCGCCATCCTGACTGGTACCTACGACTCTTCTTTAGTTAAAGAGCTTACCGGCTACTCGTTTTTGCAGGAAATCCAGCGCCTGAGCATCGACAAGCTTTACCGCTCGCGCCCGGTGCTCGAAATTGAAGCCGCCGGCTTCGAGGTACTCGGCGGCCTGCTCGACGCGTTCCTGTGCGCCATTTTTGACAAGAAAGAAAATCACCGCTCACGCAAGCTGCTCGATTTATTGCCGAACCAGTTTCGGGCCATTGGCCCGCAAGCCGGCGCCTCGGCGTATGAGCAGATTATATTGCTTACTGACTATATTTCCGGCATGACCGACCAGCATGCGCTGAGCTTATATAAAACGATTAAAGGGATTGAGTTACCAAAGGGCTTCTAG